Proteins co-encoded in one Clarias gariepinus isolate MV-2021 ecotype Netherlands chromosome 13, CGAR_prim_01v2, whole genome shotgun sequence genomic window:
- the nenf gene encoding neudesin, whose product MFVIMFHSQLFTLMLFALMIICLADELKLKVKPASKPVRLFTDEELKRYDGSEDGQPIYMAVKGVVFDVTSGKNFYGKGASYNALVGKDSTRAVAKMSLNPEDLTHDTTGLTKEELESLESVFTGTYKLKYPIVGYTHRRILNEDGSPNEDFKPEDQPHFTVKNEL is encoded by the exons ATGTTTGTTATAATGTTTCATTCGCAACTTTTTACGTTAATGCTTTTTGCGTTAATGATCATCTGTTTGGCGGATGAGctcaaattaaaagtaaaacctGCGTCAAAACCCGTGAGATTATTCACCGATGAAGAGTTAAAACGATACGATGGAAGCGAG GACGGCCAGCCCATTTACATGGCCGTGAAAGGAGTCGTGTTTGACGTTACATCTGGCAAAA ATTTTTATGGCAAGGGCGCCTCTTACAATGCCCTTGTAGGCAAGGACTCAACCCGAGCTGTGGCTAAAATGTCTCTTAATCCTGAAGATCTGACCCATGATACA ACAGGTCTTACTAAGGAGGAGCTGGAGTCTCTTGAGAGCGTATTCACTGGAACATACAAATTAAAGTACCCCATAGTGGGTTACACCCATAGACGCATTCTCAATGAGGATGGCAGCCCAAATGAAGATTTCAAACCAGAGGATCAACCTCATTTTACTGTCAAAAATGAGctttga
- the pacc1 gene encoding proton-activated chloride channel isoform X2, which yields MLRKETSRCYQEFNDEDCSRETAPYQHDEDAPQDQDEANDDVLPDEDVLDSGLHSTAFNKTCLKNVLTVILVLIYLLLTTVAVFLAYQTISDFLEKLNHPVMSVSFKEVEMFAPAGIALYPGKARLLSCRHHYHDHIPSRLLAGQQEDSDCVIKEVIYNDPYTNHTKQALVVEGPTDVRNRELIFLQFSQNETEEDFSAISYMLFAQFSDLVKSTDKAEFMRECEKNYSMWTFSGGFRTWVKMSLVRTSVKENESVEFRQEIVTANPWNTIAILCGVLMALFKAANFAKLSIKWMIRIRKRHLRTKIRELNQIS from the exons ATGCTACGAAAGGAAACGTCTCGCTGCTACCAAGAG TTTAATGATGAGGATTGTTCACGAGAGACTGCACCTTACCAGCACGATGAAGATGCTCCCCAGGATCAAGATGAAGCCAACGATGATGTCTTACCAG ATGAGGATGTTCTTGACAGTGGTCTGCACTCTACCGCGTTCaataaaacttgtttaaaaaatgtcctCACGGTCATTCTTGTTCTCATCTACCTTCTGCTAACAACTGTGGCTGTATTTCTGGCCTACCAGACCATTTCAGACTTCTTGGAGAAACTTAATCATCCTGTAATGTCTGTATCATTTAAAGAGGTTGAGATGTTTGCTCCAGCAG GAATTGCACTGTATCCGGGAAAAGCTCGGTTATTAAGCTGTCGGCACCACTACCATGATCACATTCCTTCTCGCTTGTTGGCAGGTCAGCAAGAGGACAGTGACTGTGTAATAAAGGAAGTTATTTATAATGACCCGTACACAAACCATACAAAA CAAGCCCTGGTGGTTGAAGGTCCAACAGATGTCAGGAACCGAGAGCTCATATTTCTACAGTTCAGTCAGAATGAAACGGAAGAGGACTTCAGTGCCATCAGTTACATGCTGTTTGCACAGTTCAGTGATTTggttaaaag CACAGATAAAGCTGAATTCATGAGGGAGTGTGAAAAGAACTACTCAATGTGGACTTTCTCTGGTGGCTTTCGCACCTGGGTCAAAATGTCCTTGGTTAGGACATCTGTGAAAGAAAACGAATCTGTCGAATTCAGGCAAgag ATTGTCACTGCAAACCCATGGAACACCATAGCCATTTTGTGTGGGGTCTTGATGGCTCTTTTTAAAGCTGCCAACTTTGCCAAACTAAGTATTAAGTGGATGATCAGAATTCGCAAAAGACAcctaagaacaaaaataagggAGCTGAACCAAATCAGTTGA
- the pacc1 gene encoding proton-activated chloride channel isoform X1 — protein sequence MLRKETSRCYQEFNDEDCSRETAPYQHDEDAPQDQDEANDDVLPDEDVLDSGLHSTAFNKTCLKNVLTVILVLIYLLLTTVAVFLAYQTISDFLEKLNHPVMSVSFKEVEMFAPAGIALYPGKARLLSCRHHYHDHIPSRLLAGQQEDSDCVIKEVIYNDPYTNHTKQALVVEGPTDVRNRELIFLQFSQNETEEDFSAISYMLFAQFSDLVKSTDKAEFMRECEKNYSMWTFSGGFRTWVKMSLVRTSVKENESVEFRQESNVVKYNDRRPQKNQTDELFFIVFQWRDPFIQQVKDIVTANPWNTIAILCGVLMALFKAANFAKLSIKWMIRIRKRHLRTKIRELNQIS from the exons ATGCTACGAAAGGAAACGTCTCGCTGCTACCAAGAG TTTAATGATGAGGATTGTTCACGAGAGACTGCACCTTACCAGCACGATGAAGATGCTCCCCAGGATCAAGATGAAGCCAACGATGATGTCTTACCAG ATGAGGATGTTCTTGACAGTGGTCTGCACTCTACCGCGTTCaataaaacttgtttaaaaaatgtcctCACGGTCATTCTTGTTCTCATCTACCTTCTGCTAACAACTGTGGCTGTATTTCTGGCCTACCAGACCATTTCAGACTTCTTGGAGAAACTTAATCATCCTGTAATGTCTGTATCATTTAAAGAGGTTGAGATGTTTGCTCCAGCAG GAATTGCACTGTATCCGGGAAAAGCTCGGTTATTAAGCTGTCGGCACCACTACCATGATCACATTCCTTCTCGCTTGTTGGCAGGTCAGCAAGAGGACAGTGACTGTGTAATAAAGGAAGTTATTTATAATGACCCGTACACAAACCATACAAAA CAAGCCCTGGTGGTTGAAGGTCCAACAGATGTCAGGAACCGAGAGCTCATATTTCTACAGTTCAGTCAGAATGAAACGGAAGAGGACTTCAGTGCCATCAGTTACATGCTGTTTGCACAGTTCAGTGATTTggttaaaag CACAGATAAAGCTGAATTCATGAGGGAGTGTGAAAAGAACTACTCAATGTGGACTTTCTCTGGTGGCTTTCGCACCTGGGTCAAAATGTCCTTGGTTAGGACATCTGTGAAAGAAAACGAATCTGTCGAATTCAGGCAAgag TCcaatgtagtgaagtacaatgACAGGAGGCCCCAAAAAAACCAAACTgatgagcttttttttattgtgtttcaaTGGCGAGATCCATTTATACAACAAGTTAAAGAT ATTGTCACTGCAAACCCATGGAACACCATAGCCATTTTGTGTGGGGTCTTGATGGCTCTTTTTAAAGCTGCCAACTTTGCCAAACTAAGTATTAAGTGGATGATCAGAATTCGCAAAAGACAcctaagaacaaaaataagggAGCTGAACCAAATCAGTTGA
- the tagapa gene encoding T cell activation RhoGTPase activating protein a yields the protein MKVLGGHVVTKSQSEGNKDLFIMPASAVHMNMGLPQYKQTYESNLANSSLTDNISRKRWRSLLQRVKRKQMEPGCATQLQRNSLFGQALSDVCEKNGNPPKPIMEILLALCKMGPYTEGVFRKAGNARALKEIKEQLNNGEEVDLKNKHVILLADLLKDFLRHLPGSLLMVDYYQAWMTAMQKQDLHERCTELKLVINTLPEPNIVLLKHVIVLLYHISANTDRNKMDSSSLAVCVSPNLLKTDNIEMMKNVSGLTQFLIDNCCKIFGKDALTLLGDPEEDELSDNHDSQSSLHHDSAYDSNDPDVDGYKGSYTEMHAFHSDTEEKTLDCFQLSSSPDAVVKQTSKPFIRRCSEPTIVFKKSARNQPALTRSHTDMDFYGQNLGKQILDDCISFGAMKSLFPVHKKIYISSLNEVLHGTSKNCSCCSSSSLESTFSSASESSIQTSFPIISSSNQKLTVHRKLSFPSRSKTHGMVLTEATKKRSQSMKVPNSRTKISFSRGGVNKRAQKALRHSQTLPDVLPFDKTFLVSQKPRRLSSEEVFQHVDSRILNNPPSYEQAIQDNAHTAISLCSPLTVDAARCLSRHTCSQTTFPTVEPSNSCSVKHSSCSDGESNDVLTVSSTLPESQQGTVSEAKTESKNGQSHCCGQQLLETLNVRESYV from the exons ATGAAGGTGTTGGGTGGGCACGTTGTG ACAAAATCCCAATCTGAGGGCAACAAAGATTTATTCATCATGCCAGCATCAGCT GTTCATATGAATATGGGACTTCCCCAATATAAGCAAACATATGAGAGCAATTTGGCAAACTCCTCCCTCACTG ACAATATCAGCCGAAAGCGGTGGAGAAGCCTTTTGCAGCgggtaaaaagaaaacagatggAGCCTGGTTGTGCTACTCAGCTTCAAAGAAATTCACTTTTTGGACAAGCTTTGTCAGATGTTTgtgaaaagaatggcaatccCCCCAAGCCCATTATG GAGATTCTCCTAGCGCTTTGCAAAATGGGTCCATACACAGAAGGCGTGTTCAGGAAAGCTGGCAATGCCAGGGCTTTAAAAGAGATCAAGGAACAACTCAATAATGGAGAGGAAGTGgatctgaaaaataaacatgtgaTCTTACTAGCTGATCTCCTCAAG GATTTCTTGAGGCACCTGCCTGGTAGTTTGCTAATGGTGGATTATTACCAGGCCTGGATGACTGCAATGCAAAAGCAAGATTTACATGAAAGATGCACTGAGCTCAAACT GGTGATCAATACACTTCCAGAGCCAAACATTGTCCTCCTGAAACATGTAATTGTTTTGCTGTACCACATTAGTGCCAATACAGATAGAAACAAGATGGATTCCAGCAGTTTAGCTGTTTGCGTTTCACCCAATTTACTCAAAACTGACAACATTGAAATGATGAAAAAT GTCTCTGGACTAACTCAGTTCCTCATTGATAACTGTTGTAAAATATTTGGAAAGGATGCACTGACACTTCTTGGGGACCCCGAAGAAGATGAACTCAGTGATAATCAtg ATTCACAGTCGTCACTCCACCATGATTCTGCCTATGACAGCAATGACCCTGACGTGGATGGATATAAAGGGAGCTACACAGAAATGCACGCCTTCCATTCAGATACTGAAGAGAAGACTCTGGATTGCTTTCAGTTGTCCTCCTCCCCTGACGCTGTGGTGAAACAAACTAGCAAACCTTTTATTCGCAGGTGCTCTGAGCCAACAATTGTCTTCAAAAAAAGTGCTCGAAACCAGCCTGCCCTAACCAGGAGTCACACAGACATGGACTTTTATGGACAAAATTTGGGAAAACAGATCTTGGATGATTGTATTTCATTCGGGGCTATGAAAAGTTTGTTCCCTGTGCATAAGAAAATCTATATTTCATCTCTAAATGAGGTTCTCCATGGTACTTCTAAAAATTGCTCATGCTGCTCCTCTAGTTCTCTGGAAAGCACATTCTCCAGTGCCTCTGAAAGCTCAATCCAAACTAGCTTCCCTATTATTTCATCCTCTAATCAGAAACTGACTGTCCATCGTAAACTGTCTTTTCCCAGCCGTTCAAAAACACATGGAATGGTGCTTACTGAGGCCACCAAAAAACGCTCCCAATCAATGAAAGTGCCAAATTCTCGGACTAAGATCAGCTTTTCTCGAGGTGGCGTTAACAAACGGGCCCAGAAGGCCTTACGCCACAGTCAGACTCTCCCTGATGTTCTGCCTTTCGACAAGACCTTCCTTGTTTCACAAAAGCCTAGACGTTTGTCTAGCGAGGAGGTTTTCCAGCATGTGGATAGTAGGATTTTGAATAATCCTCCTTCCTATGAGCAGGCAATTCAAGACAATGCTCACACTGCGATTTCACTTTGTAGCCCATTGACTGTTGATGCAGCCAGGTGTCTGTCAAGGCACACATGCAGTCAGACCACATTCCCGACTGTAGAACCGTCAAATTCCTGCTCAGTGAAACATAGCAGTTGCTCGGATGGAGAGAGTAATGATGTATTGACTGTGTCATCTACCCTACCAGAATCACAGCAGGGGACTGTATCGGAGGCTAAAACTGAATCCAAAAATGGCCAGTCACACTGTTGTGGTCAACAACTGCTGGAGACTTTGAATGTCAGAGAGTCATATGTGTGA